Proteins encoded within one genomic window of Pongo pygmaeus isolate AG05252 chromosome 6, NHGRI_mPonPyg2-v2.0_pri, whole genome shotgun sequence:
- the SLC25A40 gene encoding probable mitochondrial glutathione transporter SLC25A40 isoform X2, producing the protein MDPETRGQEIIKVTPLQQMLASCTGAILTSVIVTPLDVVKIRLQAQNNPFRKGKCFVYSNGLMDHLCVCEEGGNKLWYKKPGNFQGTLDAFFKIIRNEGIKSLWSGLPPTLVMAVPATVIYFTCYDQLSALLRSKLREDKTYIPIVAGIVARFGAVTVISPLELIRTKMQSKKFSYVELHRFVSKKVSEDGWISLWRGWAPTVLRDVPFSAMYWYNYEILKKWLCEKSGLYEPTFMINFTSGALSGSFAAVATLPFDVVKTQKQTQLWTYESHKSLIPRLIKIAPACAIMISTYEFGKAFFQKQNVRRQQY; encoded by the exons ATGGATCCTGAAACAAGGGGACAAGAGATTATCAAAGTGACACCTCTTCAGCAAATGCTTGCCTCATGTACTGGAGCTATACTGACATCAGTAATAG TGACACCCCTGGATGTTGTTAAAATTAGACTCCAAGCCCAAAACAACCCATTCCGCAAAG GAAAATGTTTTGTATATAGTAATGGACTCATGGATCATCTATGTGTCTGTGAAGAGGGAGGCAACAAACTATGGTATAAGAAGCCAGGAAATTTCCAGGGAACATTG GATGCGTTTTTTAAAATCATTCGAAATGAGGGCATTAAATCTCTATGGAGTGGCCTTCCTCCTACCCT AGTGATGGCAGTTCCTGCCACAGTTATTTATTTTACCTGCTATGATCAATTAAGTGCTCTTCTGAGATCTAAGTTACGAGAAGATAAAACCTACATACCAATTGTTGCTGGAATTGTGGCCAGAT TTGGTGCAGTAACTGTGATAAGTCCACTAGAATTGATTAGAACCAAGATGCAGTCCAAGAAGTTTTCTTACGTGGAACTGCATCGATTTGTCAGCAAGAAAGTATCTGAAGATGGTTGGATTTCCCTTTGGAGGGGCTGGGCTCCTACTGTTCTTAGAGATGTACCTTTCTCAG caATGTACTGGTATAActatgaaattttaaagaagtgGTTATGTGAGAAATCTGGTTTATATGAGCCAACATTTATGATCAACTTTACTTCAGGGGCATTGTCTGGTTCT TTTGCAGCTGTTGCAACTTTACCATTTGATgtagtaaaaacacaaaagcagACACAACTTTGGACATATGAAAGTCATAAAA gccTGATTCCTCGCTTAATTAAAATTGCTCCTGCTTGTGCCATTATGATCAGTACATATGAATTTGGAAAGGCTTTTTTCCAGAAACAAAATGTTCGAAGGCAACAATACTAG
- the SLC25A40 gene encoding probable mitochondrial glutathione transporter SLC25A40 isoform X1 gives MDPETRGQEIIKVTPLQQMLASCTGAILTSVIVTPLDVVKIRLQAQNNPFRKGKCFVYSNGLMDHLCVCEEGGNKLWYKKPGNFQGTLDAFFKIIRNEGIKSLWSGLPPTLVMAVPATVIYFTCYDQLSALLRSKLREDKTYIPIVAGIVARFGAVTVISPLELIRTKMQSKKFSYVELHRFVSKKVSEDGWISLWRGWAPTVLRDVPFSAMYWYNYEILKKWLCEKSGLYEPTFMINFTSGALSGSFAAVATLPFDVVKTQKQTQLWTYESHKISMPLHMSTWVIMKNIVAKNGFSGLFSGLIPRLIKIAPACAIMISTYEFGKAFFQKQNVRRQQY, from the exons ATGGATCCTGAAACAAGGGGACAAGAGATTATCAAAGTGACACCTCTTCAGCAAATGCTTGCCTCATGTACTGGAGCTATACTGACATCAGTAATAG TGACACCCCTGGATGTTGTTAAAATTAGACTCCAAGCCCAAAACAACCCATTCCGCAAAG GAAAATGTTTTGTATATAGTAATGGACTCATGGATCATCTATGTGTCTGTGAAGAGGGAGGCAACAAACTATGGTATAAGAAGCCAGGAAATTTCCAGGGAACATTG GATGCGTTTTTTAAAATCATTCGAAATGAGGGCATTAAATCTCTATGGAGTGGCCTTCCTCCTACCCT AGTGATGGCAGTTCCTGCCACAGTTATTTATTTTACCTGCTATGATCAATTAAGTGCTCTTCTGAGATCTAAGTTACGAGAAGATAAAACCTACATACCAATTGTTGCTGGAATTGTGGCCAGAT TTGGTGCAGTAACTGTGATAAGTCCACTAGAATTGATTAGAACCAAGATGCAGTCCAAGAAGTTTTCTTACGTGGAACTGCATCGATTTGTCAGCAAGAAAGTATCTGAAGATGGTTGGATTTCCCTTTGGAGGGGCTGGGCTCCTACTGTTCTTAGAGATGTACCTTTCTCAG caATGTACTGGTATAActatgaaattttaaagaagtgGTTATGTGAGAAATCTGGTTTATATGAGCCAACATTTATGATCAACTTTACTTCAGGGGCATTGTCTGGTTCT TTTGCAGCTGTTGCAACTTTACCATTTGATgtagtaaaaacacaaaagcagACACAACTTTGGACATATGAAAGTCATAAAA TTTCTATGCCTTTGCATATGTCAACCTGGGTTATAATGAAGAACATTGTTGCTAAAAATGGATTTTCCGGATTATTTTCAG gccTGATTCCTCGCTTAATTAAAATTGCTCCTGCTTGTGCCATTATGATCAGTACATATGAATTTGGAAAGGCTTTTTTCCAGAAACAAAATGTTCGAAGGCAACAATACTAG
- the SLC25A40 gene encoding probable mitochondrial glutathione transporter SLC25A40 isoform X3, protein MDPETRGQEIIKVTPLQQMLASCTGAILTSVIVTPLDVVKIRLQAQNNPFRKGKCFVYSNGLMDHLCVCEEGGNKLWYKKPGNFQGTLDAFFKIIRNEGIKSLWSGLPPTLVMAVPATVIYFTCYDQLSALLRSKLREDKTYIPIVAGIVARFGAVTVISPLELIRTKMQSKKFSYVELHRFVSKKVSEDGWISLWRGWAPTVLRDVPFSAMYWYNYEILKKWLCEKSGLYEPTFMINFTSGALSGSFAAVATLPFDVVKTQKQTQLWTYESHKKHCC, encoded by the exons ATGGATCCTGAAACAAGGGGACAAGAGATTATCAAAGTGACACCTCTTCAGCAAATGCTTGCCTCATGTACTGGAGCTATACTGACATCAGTAATAG TGACACCCCTGGATGTTGTTAAAATTAGACTCCAAGCCCAAAACAACCCATTCCGCAAAG GAAAATGTTTTGTATATAGTAATGGACTCATGGATCATCTATGTGTCTGTGAAGAGGGAGGCAACAAACTATGGTATAAGAAGCCAGGAAATTTCCAGGGAACATTG GATGCGTTTTTTAAAATCATTCGAAATGAGGGCATTAAATCTCTATGGAGTGGCCTTCCTCCTACCCT AGTGATGGCAGTTCCTGCCACAGTTATTTATTTTACCTGCTATGATCAATTAAGTGCTCTTCTGAGATCTAAGTTACGAGAAGATAAAACCTACATACCAATTGTTGCTGGAATTGTGGCCAGAT TTGGTGCAGTAACTGTGATAAGTCCACTAGAATTGATTAGAACCAAGATGCAGTCCAAGAAGTTTTCTTACGTGGAACTGCATCGATTTGTCAGCAAGAAAGTATCTGAAGATGGTTGGATTTCCCTTTGGAGGGGCTGGGCTCCTACTGTTCTTAGAGATGTACCTTTCTCAG caATGTACTGGTATAActatgaaattttaaagaagtgGTTATGTGAGAAATCTGGTTTATATGAGCCAACATTTATGATCAACTTTACTTCAGGGGCATTGTCTGGTTCT TTTGCAGCTGTTGCAACTTTACCATTTGATgtagtaaaaacacaaaagcagACACAACTTTGGACATATGAAAGTCATAAAA AACATTGTTGCTAA